From Haloarcula sp. CBA1127, a single genomic window includes:
- a CDS encoding 30S ribosomal protein S19e, with the protein MATLYDVPPEELIEALTETLADEDDIEAPDWAEFTKTGVDRELPPEQEDFWTRRAASLLRKVAVDGPVGVNALRSEYGTSKQGTTRYRVRPHQKTKGSGNIIRTALQQLEDAGYVETSENDGRRITGEGRSLLDDTAGDLLTELDRPELERYA; encoded by the coding sequence ATGGCTACACTCTACGACGTTCCCCCCGAGGAACTCATCGAGGCACTCACGGAGACGCTCGCAGACGAAGACGACATCGAAGCGCCGGACTGGGCCGAGTTCACCAAGACCGGTGTCGACCGCGAACTCCCACCTGAGCAGGAGGACTTCTGGACGCGGCGCGCAGCCAGCCTCCTCCGAAAGGTCGCCGTCGACGGTCCTGTCGGCGTCAACGCCCTCCGCTCCGAGTACGGTACCTCGAAGCAGGGGACGACCCGCTACCGCGTCCGCCCGCACCAGAAGACCAAGGGCTCGGGCAACATCATCCGGACGGCGCTCCAGCAGCTCGAAGACGCCGGCTACGTCGAGACCAGCGAGAACGACGGCCGCCGTATCACTGGCGAGGGCCGCAGTCTCCTTGATGACACCGCAGGCGACCTCCTGACGGAACTCGACCGTCCGGAACTCGAACGCTACGCGTAA
- the thiL gene encoding thiamine-phosphate kinase, protein MDERAALADLADRLPDVGDDCAIVDGQVITTDMLHERTDFPTGTTRYTAGWRAVAASLSDVAAMGADATAAVAAYGAPSFEADELAAFIDGAQDVCHAVGSEYVGGDLDSHDEFTVATTAIGSAADPVRRSGATPGDAVCVTGTLGRSAAALELFDRGDTGRANKLFQFEPRVRAGVALRPHATAMMDSSDGLARSLHQLAAASGCGFAVEEPLPIDAQVDALAETERERRELGVFFGEDFELVCTLPESDVLEAREATPCPLHRIGTVTEDGVTLNGEPLPDRGYSH, encoded by the coding sequence ATGGACGAGCGGGCCGCACTCGCTGACCTCGCCGACCGGCTTCCCGACGTGGGCGACGACTGCGCCATCGTGGACGGCCAGGTCATTACGACCGATATGCTCCACGAGCGGACGGACTTCCCGACGGGGACGACCCGCTACACGGCCGGCTGGCGGGCCGTCGCCGCCTCGCTGTCGGACGTAGCGGCGATGGGGGCCGACGCAACCGCGGCGGTGGCCGCGTACGGCGCGCCATCGTTCGAGGCGGACGAACTCGCGGCGTTCATCGACGGCGCACAGGATGTGTGTCACGCTGTCGGTTCGGAGTACGTCGGCGGGGACCTGGACAGCCACGACGAGTTCACCGTCGCGACGACGGCCATCGGCTCCGCGGCTGACCCGGTCCGGCGTTCTGGCGCGACACCCGGAGACGCGGTCTGTGTCACCGGAACGCTCGGCCGGTCGGCCGCCGCTCTCGAACTGTTCGACCGAGGCGACACCGGCCGGGCGAACAAGCTATTCCAGTTTGAGCCTCGCGTCCGCGCGGGCGTCGCGCTCCGACCACACGCGACAGCGATGATGGATTCAAGCGACGGCCTAGCCCGCTCGCTGCACCAGCTGGCTGCGGCCAGCGGCTGTGGCTTCGCTGTCGAGGAGCCACTGCCGATAGACGCACAAGTCGACGCGCTCGCGGAGACGGAACGGGAGCGCAGAGAGCTGGGCGTGTTCTTCGGTGAGGACTTCGAGCTGGTGTGTACGCTGCCTGAATCCGACGTGCTCGAAGCCAGAGAGGCCACGCCGTGCCCGCTCCACCGGATCGGAACGGTCACCGAGGACGGCGTGACGCTCAATGGCGAGCCGCTTCCGGACCGAGGGTACTCACACTGA
- a CDS encoding DNA-binding protein, which produces MSGDPSEEELEELRKKKMEQLKEQQGGEGEAQEAAKQQADAQKQAVLKQNLTDGARKRLNTVKMSKPQVGEQIEQQVVALAQSGRVQGQIDEDQMKELLSELTPDSKSFDIKRR; this is translated from the coding sequence ATGAGTGGCGACCCCAGCGAGGAGGAACTCGAAGAGCTCCGGAAAAAGAAGATGGAGCAGCTCAAGGAACAGCAGGGCGGCGAGGGCGAGGCGCAAGAAGCGGCCAAGCAGCAGGCTGACGCCCAGAAGCAGGCAGTCCTCAAGCAGAACCTCACCGACGGCGCACGCAAGCGGCTCAACACGGTCAAGATGTCGAAACCGCAGGTCGGCGAACAGATCGAACAGCAGGTCGTCGCGCTGGCCCAGAGCGGCCGCGTGCAGGGCCAGATCGACGAGGATCAGATGAAGGAACTCCTCTCGGAGCTGACCCCCGACTCCAAGAGCTTCGACATCAAGCGCCGGTAG
- a CDS encoding ATPase domain-containing protein: MGSESVDAARGETVTQRFETGVRALDRKLDGGIPTGSLVTLLAEPASQAELFLSKFVARQETVYLSGEQALTAVTSALRSQQGTYDDLAVSQLDREAPVSDALAHVEGLSEGSLLVVDPVEPLERANKGEFRAFLETLQARLTQTDSVAVLYTLKHDSTPSQRHRTEYTSDVVLDLETTRRDDAIENRLFVPKVRGGRALTEPICLDLTDRISVDTTRDIA; the protein is encoded by the coding sequence ATGGGCAGTGAATCGGTGGACGCCGCACGGGGTGAGACAGTGACACAGCGATTCGAGACGGGTGTTCGAGCACTCGACCGGAAGCTTGACGGCGGCATTCCGACTGGAAGCCTCGTCACGCTGCTCGCCGAACCGGCGAGCCAGGCGGAGCTGTTTCTCTCCAAGTTCGTCGCCCGGCAGGAGACGGTGTATCTTTCCGGCGAACAGGCACTGACGGCGGTCACGTCGGCGCTGCGGTCCCAGCAAGGGACCTACGACGACCTCGCAGTCAGCCAACTGGATCGCGAGGCTCCGGTCAGCGATGCGCTCGCCCACGTCGAGGGGCTCAGTGAGGGATCGCTCCTCGTCGTCGACCCGGTCGAACCGCTCGAACGCGCAAATAAGGGAGAGTTTCGGGCCTTCCTCGAAACGCTGCAGGCCAGACTCACACAGACCGATAGCGTCGCGGTCCTGTACACGCTCAAACACGACAGTACGCCGTCGCAACGACACCGAACGGAGTACACGAGCGACGTCGTGCTCGACCTCGAAACGACGCGACGCGACGACGCTATCGAAAACAGGCTCTTCGTCCCGAAGGTCCGCGGCGGCCGCGCGCTCACCGAACCAATCTGCCTCGACCTCACCGACCGCATCAGCGTTGACACCACCCGGGATATTGCTTAG
- a CDS encoding tRNA (5-methylaminomethyl-2-thiouridylate)-methyltransferase has translation MDCALLYSGGKDSTLAALLLDPFYNVTLVSGSFGVCDTDPAQESATAVGFDHVTVDLDPDVAHDAVEQMHDDGYPRNGIQQVHEHAVETVARGDWVADADGIDTLDAVADGTRRDDRVPTVDRPPAQSIEDRFDVDYLAPLAGIGRGAIDAMAADRLVVESGPSAEIPKADYEVELRALLRERYGEGAVADVFPEHTQSRVQGLR, from the coding sequence ATGGACTGTGCCCTGTTGTACAGCGGCGGAAAGGACTCGACGCTGGCAGCGCTCTTGCTCGACCCCTTTTACAACGTGACGCTCGTCAGCGGCTCTTTTGGCGTCTGTGACACCGACCCTGCACAGGAGAGCGCAACAGCTGTCGGCTTCGATCACGTGACGGTTGACCTGGACCCGGACGTGGCCCACGACGCCGTCGAGCAGATGCACGACGACGGCTACCCGCGAAACGGCATCCAGCAGGTCCACGAGCACGCCGTCGAAACCGTCGCCCGCGGTGACTGGGTCGCCGATGCTGATGGTATCGACACACTCGACGCCGTGGCTGACGGCACCCGGCGCGATGACCGGGTGCCGACAGTGGACCGCCCGCCCGCCCAGAGCATCGAGGACCGTTTCGACGTGGACTACCTCGCGCCGCTTGCGGGCATCGGCCGCGGCGCTATCGACGCGATGGCCGCCGACCGACTCGTCGTCGAGAGCGGTCCCAGCGCCGAGATTCCGAAGGCCGACTACGAAGTCGAACTCCGCGCACTCCTGCGGGAGCGCTACGGCGAGGGTGCCGTGGCCGACGTGTTCCCCGAGCACACGCAGTCCCGCGTGCAGGGCCTGCGGTAG
- a CDS encoding lysylphosphatidylglycerol synthase transmembrane domain-containing protein, which yields MDGNRMATVVGFAAALAVLAGLVWLVGVDETLDALATADPGALLAVAGIAILWLVSWGLALWTVLQALGAPVAPHTAVLVFVAAVFSNNVTPFGQAGGEPVSALLISTAADTEYETGLAAIATVDTVHFLPSVGYAVIGFTFVAAGAVQLTRNLAFAAGAVAVLAVGIPTAAVLGWRHRDRVQALVIRGVSPALAGLSNVVPRWSPPSAANIEARIEGFFSAIERIATDRRTVLQTFGLSAVGWICLSASLWTSLYAVGAPVPVEVVLLVVPVGSIASVVPLPGGSGAIETVLVTLLVSTAPVSAALATSAVLIHRVGSYLLPTVIGGGVAAALSVDRAASPEE from the coding sequence ATGGATGGGAACCGGATGGCGACGGTCGTCGGGTTCGCGGCCGCGCTCGCCGTCCTCGCGGGGCTGGTGTGGCTTGTCGGCGTCGACGAGACGCTGGACGCGCTTGCGACGGCGGACCCAGGGGCGCTTCTCGCCGTCGCAGGCATCGCCATACTGTGGCTTGTCTCGTGGGGACTAGCGCTGTGGACGGTTCTCCAAGCGCTGGGCGCACCGGTGGCGCCACACACTGCGGTTCTCGTGTTCGTCGCCGCCGTGTTCTCGAACAACGTCACGCCCTTTGGCCAGGCCGGCGGCGAGCCCGTGAGCGCGCTGTTGATATCGACGGCTGCCGACACCGAGTACGAGACCGGGCTGGCGGCTATCGCCACCGTCGACACAGTCCACTTCCTGCCGTCGGTCGGGTATGCCGTCATCGGCTTCACCTTCGTCGCTGCCGGCGCGGTCCAGCTAACTCGGAATCTGGCGTTTGCCGCCGGAGCAGTCGCGGTGCTCGCGGTCGGCATCCCCACTGCAGCTGTCCTGGGCTGGCGACACCGGGATCGGGTGCAAGCGCTGGTCATTCGCGGTGTCTCACCGGCCCTCGCAGGGCTGTCGAATGTCGTGCCACGGTGGTCACCCCCATCCGCGGCCAACATCGAGGCACGAATTGAGGGGTTCTTTTCGGCCATCGAACGCATCGCGACCGACCGGCGGACGGTCCTCCAGACCTTCGGGCTCTCGGCCGTTGGCTGGATCTGCCTGTCGGCATCGCTGTGGACGTCGCTGTACGCCGTTGGGGCACCAGTACCGGTCGAAGTTGTCCTGCTTGTCGTCCCTGTTGGGAGCATCGCCAGCGTCGTCCCGCTTCCCGGCGGGTCCGGCGCTATCGAAACGGTGCTCGTGACGCTGCTGGTCTCGACGGCCCCGGTTTCGGCCGCCCTCGCCACCTCTGCGGTGCTGATCCACCGCGTCGGGAGCTACCTGTTGCCAACGGTTATCGGCGGCGGCGTCGCCGCTGCGCTCAGTGTCGACCGGGCCGCATCGCCCGAGGAGTGA